From the Fibrobacter sp. genome, the window AGTCATGCTGACAGCCACATCAGCCATCAAGTAGAGCTTCGGGGTAATGTTGCCCTTGATGTCGATAGAGGCCACATGAGTGTTGAGGATGGTCGGACCCACGTCGGAGTACTTGATCCACTGGTTACGGAATTCGTCTTCGTAAACAATGCCTTCGTCGAACATGACACCGATGTAGTTGACACCGAGAGTCAGGTTGTCGGCGATCTTTTCCTTGGCGATACGGCCGTGGTAGATGGAACCACGCATATCGTAGCCACCGGACATTTCAAGTTCACCAGGCTGGCCACCGAACATGCGGAGACCGTCACGGGTACCGACGTCAGCATCCATAGGCTGGGAGACGAGGAACTGAGCCTTCAAGTTGAAGGGCAGCTGGTAGGCATTGGCAAAGACGCCACCGAAGGAGCGGTTGGTCCAGAATGCACGGCCACCTTCCTTAACGGGCTTAAAGACCTTTTCCTTATAGTAGGTACTTACAGTCTTTTCGTCTTCGAAGAGTTCGTACTGCCAAGCGAAACGAGGATTGGTTTCACGTTCCCACATGGTAAGGGGAGAGGAGTTTGCCCAAATCACGCCGCCTGCGGTAACGTAGGCACCGAACACACCGGCACGGATATCCACACCGAAGTTCATTTCTTCGTTAACGGTGGTGGAGTAGAAGTCGGTGGAGTGGTCGAACAGGACTCGCTCGTCGTGAGTGGGAACGTCCGTCGGCTTATGGCCCAGGTAGTTGCTGTACAAACCGGTCAGATCGAACGGCATGGACAGGTTGGTCCACAAGGTCATGTAGGAGTTGGGCATAGCCACGATGTTCATGTTAAGAACTGCATCCACCGGAGTACGGGCGATGTCGTTGCGGACCCACGGGCTACGTTCGGAGTAGTGGAAGTTCTTAAGACGGAAGGCCATGTAACCGGAAACTGCCAGGGGAAGGTCGTCCTTACCCATGAGAGTAGATTCCATGTTTTCGGTGAGACCGTCGATGTTTTCTTCCACAGCGGCAATCTGAGCATCCGGAGCCATGGTAGCGGGAGCGGCAACCACAGGTGCAGGTCCTGCCACGGGAGCGGTGCTGGTCATGTCCTTCTTGGGTGCTTCAGCTACCGGTGCCGGTTCGGCAGCGGGTTCTTCGGCGGCAGCTTCCTGTACAGGTTCTTCGGAGGAAGATTCATAGCTGCTGGAGTAATCGCTGGCGTCAGAATAGGAGGACTCCTCGGCTGCAGGTTCGGCTGCAGATTCTTCTGCGGGGGAATCGTAGCTTTCAGAGGCGCTGGTTTCTTCTACAGCGGATTCTTCGGAAGAATCACTGTAATAATCGTCCTGAGCGAACAGGAGCGAAGAGCAAAGCAGTGTCGTTGCTAGTGTAGTTAATTTACGCATAAAATCCTATTCCTCTTAAATCTCGTTGCGGAACGGGTAGTTGGCCGGACCTTCGTAAGCCTTGCCATGTTTCTTAATGACAATATCGTCAATCCAAACCTTGAAGGATTCGTTTTCATCCTTACGGACTTCAAGACGGAAACCCTTGAAGTTGGACCAGCTGAAGGGCAGCATCACTTCGCGGGTGTTCTTGGCATCCCAGTACACACCGGTACGGCCGAAGAGCTTCAGAGGAATGCTGAAGTGAGTCCATTCGGAAGTAATTTCGCCAAGGCTCTTGGAGCGGAGCTTAACCTGCATGGATTCACCACCGGTCTTCACACCGTCATCCACCAGCACGAACAGGGCGTTTTCACCACCCTGGGCACCCTTGATCCAGAATTCCAGGACGCCTTCTTCATAGTAGGGTTCCAGGTCGACGGAACCGGCAATACAAATAGCCACACCGGAGTAGTCGCTGGCAATAAGTTCGATTTCCATGGAAAGAGCGCCTTCCATAGCGAACTTATCGGTGAGGAACGGTTCCGGGTTTTCACGAGGATACTGGTAGGTATAGCCACCGCCACGTGGAATAGCTTCACGCATAACCACGGACACGACGTCCTTATCCGGGCGGAAGGGCTTAGCCTGCTTAGTAACAAAACGGGACTGGTCACGGTCGCGATAATCGCTAAACCCATAGCCAGCAAAGGAGAAAGATGCCATTAGGAGTACGCCAAGGGCGCACAACCAGCTTGCTTTATGCGGATTTGCTTTCATAATATTAAAAAGTCTCCAAATTCGGACCAGCATAATATAACTTGTTTTTTTGGGGGTCGGAAAATGCGTCATACAAAAAACAGCTTCAAAAAACCACATAGACAACCTGAATCCTAAAAAAACTGCGGTTTCCACGCGGTTTCTGCCGTAAACACATTATTTTTTAAAATTTGATTTCAAAATCGGATAAAAAGACTAATTTATCCCGTGTAACTACAACTTTACCTTTGAGGCACGATATGAAGAAAATTGCCCCTCTAGCGATGGCATTTGGCATGGCAGCCCTTTGTTTTACGGCTTGCTCCAGTGACGGCGGCGGACATGCAGCAGCTCCTAACTCCAGCGCCTCCGCTGAAGGAACACAGGTTGTTCCTGTCGACTATTCCAAGGGCCGCGCAATGAATGCTCGTTTGGGCAGGGGCATTAACCTGGGCAACTCCTGGGACTCCCAAGGCAGCAACCTTGACTGCAGCTGGAGAAACTGCATCGAGGATACCGATTTCGCAAAGATAAAGGCTACCGGCTTCAACTCCGTCCGACTTCCTGTCCGTTGGCAGTTTGATTCCGACTACGGCACCCATACCGTCAACCAGGAACGTCTCGCAGGCGTCAAGGAAGACATCCAGCTGGCTCTGGACCAGGGCCT encodes:
- a CDS encoding sugar-binding protein yields the protein MASFSFAGYGFSDYRDRDQSRFVTKQAKPFRPDKDVVSVVMREAIPRGGGYTYQYPRENPEPFLTDKFAMEGALSMEIELIASDYSGVAICIAGSVDLEPYYEEGVLEFWIKGAQGGENALFVLVDDGVKTGGESMQVKLRSKSLGEITSEWTHFSIPLKLFGRTGVYWDAKNTREVMLPFSWSNFKGFRLEVRKDENESFKVWIDDIVIKKHGKAYEGPANYPFRNEI